A genomic window from Motacilla alba alba isolate MOTALB_02 chromosome 2, Motacilla_alba_V1.0_pri, whole genome shotgun sequence includes:
- the COL1A2 gene encoding collagen alpha-2(I) chain, with product MLSFVDTRIWLLLAVTSYLATGQHVSQAPAGRKGPRGDKGPQGERGPPGPPGRDGEDGLPGPPGPPGPPGLGGNFAAQYDPSKAADFGPGPMGLMGPRGPPGASGPPGPPGFQGLPGEPGEPGQTGPQGPRGPPGPPGKAGEDGHPGKPGRPGERGVAGPQGARGFPGTPGLPGFKGIRGHNGLDGQKGQPGTPGTKGEPGAPGENGTPGQPGARGLPGERGRVGAPGPAGARGSDGSAGPTGPAGPIGAAGPPGFPGAPGAKGEIGPAGNVGPSGPAGPRGEIGLPGSSGPVGPPGNPGANGLPGAKGAAGLPGVAGAPGLPGPRGILGPPGPAGPSGARGLVGEPGPAGAKGESGMKGEPGAAGPAGPPGPSGEEGKRGSPGEPGSAGPPGPAGLRGVPGSRGLPGADGRAGVMGPAGNRGASGPVGAKGPNGDAGRPGEPGLMGPRGLPGQPGSPGPAGKEGPVGFPGADGRVGPIGPAGNRGEPGNIGFPGPKGPTGEPGKPGEKGNVGLAGPRGAPGPEGNNGAQGPPGVTGNQGGKGETGPAGPPGFQGLPGPSGPAGEAGKPGERGLHGEFGVPGPAGPRGERGPPGESGAVGPAGPIGSRGPSGPPGPDGNKGEPGNVGAAGAPGPAGPGGIPGERGVAGVPGGKGEKGAPGLRGDMGATGRDGARGLPGAIGAPGPAGGAGERGEGGPAGPAGPAGARGIPGERGEPGPVGPSGFAGPPGAAGQPGAKGERGPKGPKGETGPTGAIGPIGASGPPGPAGAAGPAGPRGDAGPPGMTGFPGAAGRVGPPGPAGITGPPGPPGPAGKDGPRGLRGDVGPVGRTGEQGIAGPPGFAGEKGPSGEAGAAGPPGAPGPQGILGAPGILGLPGSRGERGLPGISGATGEPGPLGVSGPPGARGPSGPVGSPGPNGAPGEAGRDGNPGNDGPPGRDGAPGFKGERGAPGNPGPSGALGAPGPHGQVGPSGKPGNRGEPGPAGAVGPAGAFGPRGLAGPQGPRGEKGLPGDKGPRGLPGLKGHNGLQGLPGLAGQHGDQGPPGNIGPAGPRGPPGPSGPPGKDGRNGLPGPIGPAGVRGSHGSQGPAGPPGPPGPPGPPGPNGGGYEVGFDAEYYRADQPSLRPKDYEVDATLKTLNNQIETLLTPEGSKKNPARTCRDLRLSHPEWSSGFYWIDPNQGCTADAIRAYCDFSTGETCIYANPDNIPAKNWYISKNPKDKKQHIWFGETINGGSQFEYNSEGVTSKDMATQLAFMRLLANHASQNITYHCKNSIAYMDAETGNLKKAVVLQGSNDVELRAEGNSRFTFSVLEDGCSRKNNEWGKTIIEYRTNKPSRLPILDIAPLDIGGADQEFGLDIGPVCFK from the exons GGTCCACCAGGTCCACCAGGCAGAGATGGTGAAGATGGTCTACCAGGTCCTCCAGGGCCCCCTGGTCCTCCAGGTCTTGGCGGA AACTTTGCTGCCCAATATGATCCATCTAAAGCAGCAGATTTTGGCCCAGGACCTATG GGTTTAATGGGACCCAGAGGCCCACCTGGAGCATCTGGACCCCCT GGTCCTCCTGGTTTCCAAGGTCTTCCTGGTGAGCCTGGTGAACCTGGTCAAACA GGTCCCCAGGGTCCTCGTGGTCCCCCTGGTCCTCCAGGAAAGGCTGGTGAAGAC GGTCACCCTGGCAAACCTGGAAGACCTGGTGAGAGGGGTGTTGCTGGCCCTCAG GGTGCTCGTGGTTTCCCTGGAACTCCTGGTCTGCCTGGCTTTAAGGGAATTAGA GGACACAATGGTCTGGATGGTCAAAAGGGACAACCTGGTACTCCTGGCACCAAG GGAGAGCCTGGTGCCCCTGGTGAAAATGGTACCCCAGGACAACCT ggtGCTCGTGGTCTccctggtgagagaggaagagTAGGTGCCCCTGGACCAGCT GGTGCTCGTGGAAGTGATGGCAGTGCTGGCCCCACTGGACCTGCT GGCCCTATTGGTGCTGCTGGTCCTCCAGGCTTCCCAGGTGCTCCTGGTGCTAAG GGTGAAATTGGACCTGCTGGTAATGTTGGTCCTAGTGGTCCTGCTGGCCCAAGAGGAGAGATTGGTCTTCCTGGTTCTAGTGGTCCTGTTGGCCCTCCA GGCAACCCCGGTGCTAATGGTCTTCCAGGGGCTAAAGGTGCAGCT GGTCTTCCTGGGGTTGCTGGTGCTCCTGGTCTGCCTGGTCCCCGTGGTATTCTTGgtcctcctggccctgctggtcCTAGTGGTGCTAGAGGACTTGTT GGTGAACCAGGCCCCGCTGGTGCCAAGGGAGAAAGTGGTATGAAGGGTGAACCT GGTGCTGCTGGACCTGCTGGCCCTCCTGGCCCTAGTGGTGAGGAAGGCAAGAGAGGCAGCCCTGGTGAACCTGGCTCTGCTGGTCCCCCAGGCCCCGCTGGTCTGAGg GGTGTACCTGGATCTCGTGGGCTCCCTGGAGCTGATGGCAGAGCTGGTGTCATG gGACCTGCTGGTAACCGTGGTGCTAGTGGTCCTGTTGGTGCTAAGGGTCCTAATGGTGATGCTGGCCGTCCTGGTGAGCCTGGTCTTATGGGTCCAAGA gGTCTCCCAGGTCAGCCTGGaagcccaggccctgctggcaAGGAAGGTCCTGTT gGTTTCCCTGGAGCAGATGGTAGAGTTGGGCCAATTGGTCCAGCTGGTAACAGAGGTGAGCCTGGCAACATTGGATTCCCTGGACCGAAAGGTCCCACT GGTGAACCTGGCAAACCTGGTGAAAAAGGCAATGTTGGTCTTGCTGGCCCACGG GGTGCTCCTGGTCCAGAGGGAAACAATGGTGCTCAAGGTCCTCCTGGAGTCACT GGCAACCAAGGTGGAAAGGGTGAAACAGGTCctgctggccctcctggctTCCAG GGTCTGCCAGGTCCCTCGGGTCCTGCTGGAGAGGCTGGTAAACCAGGCGAGAGG GGTCTTCATGGTGAATTTGGtgtccctggtcctgctggcccaAGA GGTGAGCGTGGTCCTCCTGGCGAGAGCGGTGCTGTTGGTCCTGCTGGTCCCATTGGAAGCCGTGGTCCCTCTGGCCCACCAGGCCCCGATGGTAACAAG GGTGAGCCTGGCAatgttggtgctgctggtgctcctggtcctgctggccctgggggaaTCCCAGGAGAGAGAGGTGTTGCTGGTGTTCCAGGAGGCAAGGGTGAAAAG GGTGCCCCAGGTCTGAGAGGTGATATGGGCGCAACAGGAAGAGATGGTGCTCGT GGTCTGCCTGGTGCTATTggtgctcctggccctgctggtggtgctggtgaaCGG GGAGAAGGAGGTcctgctggtcctgctggccctgctggtgcCCGTGGTATCCCT GGTGAACGTGGAGAGCCCGGTCCTGTAGGTCCCAGTGGATTTGCTGGACCCCCT GGTGCAGCTGGTCAGCCTGGTGCTAAAGGCGAGCGTGGGCCCAAAGGACCTAAGGGTGAAACTGGACCAACAGGTGCCATTGGCCCAATCGGTGCTTCTGGACCACCA GGTCCcgctggtgctgctggtcctgctggcccTCGTGGTGATGCTGGTCCTCCT ggCATGACTGgtttccctggtgctgctggaagagttggtcctcctggccctgct GGCATCACTGGTCCCCCTGGTCCTCCTGGCCCAGCTGGCAAAGATGGTCCTCGAGGTCTCCGTGGTGATGTTGGACCAGTTGGCCGCACTGGTGAACAAGGTATTGCTGGCCCACCTGGTTTTGCTGGTGAGAAAGGTCCATCTGgagaggctggtgctgct GGTCCTCCTGGTGCCCCAGGTCCTCAGGGTATTCTTGGTGCTCCTGGTATCCTTGGTCTGCCTGGCTCTCGGGGAGAACGTGGTCTTCCAGGCATCTCTGGAGCAACA GGTGAACCTGGTCCCCTGGGTGTTTCTGGTCCTCCTGGTGCCCGTGGTCCCTCTGGTCCTGTGGGTTCTCCAGGTCCAAATGGTGCTCCTGGTGAAGCTGGACGTGAT GGCAATCCTGGAAATGATGGTCCTCCAGGCCGTGATGGTGCTCCTGGTTTCAAG GGTGAGCGTGGTGCTCCTGGTAATCCTGGTCCCAGTGGTGCTCTGGGTGCTCCTGGTCCTCATGGCCAAGTTGGTCCTTCTGGAAAGCCTGGAAACCGTGGTGAACCT GGCCCTGCTGGTGCTGTTGGTCCTGCTGGTGCTTTTGGTCCAAGAGGTCTTGCT GGCCCACAAGGTCCACGTGGTGAGAAAGGTCTGCCTGGTGATAAGGGGCCTAGAGGTCTGCCTGGCTTAAAGGGACACAATGGATTGCAGGGTCTTCCTGGTCTTGCT GGCCAACATGGTGACCAAGGTCCTCCTGGTAACATTGGCCCTGCTGGCCCAAGG GGTCCACCTGGTCCTTCTGGTCCTCCTGGTAAAGATGGTCGCAATGGTCTCCCTGGACCTATTGGCCCTGCTGGTGTTCGTGGCTCTCATGGTAGCCAAGGTCCTGCT GGTCCTCCTGGCCCTCCTGGTCCCCCTGGCCCCCCTGGTCCCAATGGTGGTGGATATGAAGTTGGCTTTGATGCAGAATACTACCGGGCTGATCAGCCTTCTCTCAGACCCAAGGATTATGAAGTTGATGCCACTCTGAAAACACTGAACAACCAAATTGAGACCCTGCTGACCCCAGAAGGCTCCAAAAAGAACCCAGCTCGCACCTGCCGTGACCTCAGACTCAGCCACCCAGAATGGAGCAGCG GTTTCTACTGGATTGACCCTAACCAAGGCTGCACTGCAGATGCCATTAGAGCATACTGTGACTTTTCCACTGGTGAGACTTGCATCTATGCCAACCCTGACAACATTCCTGCTAAGAACTGGTATATCAGCAAGAATCCCAAGGACAAGAAGCAGCACATATGGTTTGGTGAAACTATCAATGGTGGCAGCCAG tttgaataCAATAGTGAAGGAGTGACCTCAAAGGATATGGCCACCCAACTCGCCTTCATGCGTCTGCTGGCCAACCATGCCTCCCAGAACATCACCTACCACTGCAAGAACAGCATTGCTTACATGGATGCAGAAACTGGCAACCTTAAGAAGGCTGTTGTGCTGCAGGGATCCAACGACGTTGAGCTGCGAGCTGAAGGCAACAGCAGATTCACTTTCAGTGTTCTCGAGGATGGCTGCTCT AGAAAGAACAACGAATGGGGCAAAACAATCATTGAATACAGAACAAATAAGCCATCCCGCTTGCCCATCCTTGACATTGCACCTTTGGATATTGGCGGCGCTGACCAAGAATTCGGTTTGGACATTGGCCCAGTCTGTTTTAAATGA